In the genome of Zootoca vivipara chromosome 6, rZooViv1.1, whole genome shotgun sequence, the window CTCTCTGTGTGCTTATTGGGAACCTCATCGTACTGGGGCGGAGGGGTCAGAGGCTCTATTGTTATCCGCCCCGTGTTATTTCCACCAGGGAGGTCTAAGTTGAGGTTTTTTAGGTGTAGCTTTTCGGACATGATCCTCCGGACTTTCAAGGGTTTGAGTCTTTTGCTCAGGCGGGAACTGTGTCTGCTGGGATGATGTTCAATGTTGGGCCTTTCTTCAGCGGCAGCAACGGGCCTGGTTGGCGTGGTTTCGTCAATCCCGGTGAGAGATTCGTAGGAGGGCAGAGACATACTGATCCTTGCACTTCTGTCTATGTCACTCAGCTCAGGGTGCTCTGCGTTCATGACTTCTTCGTAACTGGGCACATAGTAGCGAGAGGGCGTCTCGTCGTCCTCTTCTTGACTGCAGAGGGAGAGTTTAGAAGTCATCATTGCCTCGCTTTAGCACTACCTCATTCAGGTTATGATATCCCAAAAGCCAGAAAACTCACTGGGtggtacagtattttattttatttaaaatattttttatccaGCACGTCTCACTAATGTATTAAGCCTTACACTATTAAGACTGTacaaaaaaaacctgcagttCTGCTGTTTGCAAGCACCACAAAAACATGGGCCCGAGGCAAAGATCCTCATggagcttttccttttttaaaaaaaaatataggaAGATGAGAACAAAGCTACCAAGTCACAGAACACATGGGCAAGTGGATAGCTccgttggtagaacatgagactcaagtcatgggtttgagccccatgttgggcaaaaagattcctgcattgcagagggttggactaggtgatccttgtggcccccttccaactctacaattctctggttcCATCTGTGAATACAGAGGTGATATGACCTGACTGGAACTTTGAGGCTTGGTGCCTCAGAAACATGTCATTTTTATGGTTTAGCCAATGGAGAAAGATGGGATCTGTGATTGAATGAGACTGGGGGAGGGGACCTGTGAAAAATAATTAATTTCAATATTGGTTTACGGGAtccaatgtgtgtgtgtcttcccttctccttctccctcttgccTTCTCTCACTGTTGACCTCTGTATAGCACCCcaccttgtcccccccccaaacaaagccACCCTGCTTTTTTGGAGAAAGTaattcctatcacccctgacaTTAGTcgtgctggatggggctgatgggaattg includes:
- the TMEM51 gene encoding transmembrane protein 51 translates to MAYSRSNGSHYALTAIGLGMLVLGIIMAIWNLVPGFGPSGKPHSVGNSSKPDGGRGNTYKSNTFSVAYVLAGAGVLLLLFSICLSVRDRMRQRESDSISRIRQQVSVEHQPQEDSQEEDDETPSRYYVPSYEEVMNAEHPELSDIDRSARISMSLPSYESLTGIDETTPTRPVAAAEERPNIEHHPSRHSSRLSKRLKPLKVRRIMSEKLHLKNLNLDLPGGNNTGRITIEPLTPPPQYDEVPNKHTESREET